Within the Microbacterium terricola genome, the region GCGGCGGCACTTCCCGATGTGGCAGGCGAACGTGCTGCAGGCGGTGGTCTTCGTCTCGTTCCTGTGGGAGCTGGGCTATCAGGCATGGGGGCCGCTGCTGACCATCCCGTTCGCCCTGCTCCAGGGCTACATCTTCGTGCGCACCCGTTCGCTGGCGTACGTCGTGACGGTGCACCTGCTCTTCGACGCCGTGGTGTTCCTGGTGCTGGTGCACGCCCACAACCCCGGGCTGCTCGACGGCCTCTTCCTGGTCTGACCCCGAGACGCCGCTGCACAGGGGGTGACCAGGTGAAGCGGGTACCGTGGACAGCGGACCCGATGAAGGGCCCCGGACGACGGATCAGTACCCGGTGAGCGACAAGACTGGCCAAGGAGCTGAGTCTGATGTCGTGGGTCATCCTGGTCGTGTCCGGAATCCTCGAAGCCGTCTGGGCGACCGCGCTCGGCAAGTCCGACGGTTTCACCCGCCTCTGGCCGACGGTGACTTTCGGCGTCGCACTGGTGCTGAGCATGGGCGGGCTGGCGCTCGCCATGCGCGACATCTCGACCGGCACCGCGTACGCGGTGTGGGTCGGCATCGGCGCCGCCCTCACCGTCGGATACGCGATGGTCACGGGAGAGGAGCCGTTCTCGATCGTGCGGATGCTGCTCATCCTCGGTCTCGTCGGCTGCGTCGTCGGACTGAAGCTCGTGGGACACGAATGAGCGTGCAGGCTCCCGACAGCCCTGATCGCTATCCTGACGACGTGCCCCCCACCGCAGAGCCGCGCGCCGTCACCGCGCAGGACGTCACCCGCCGCGACGCGATCGCGGAGTACGGACTGATCGGCCGGCCGCCGGAGCCCGACCTGGAGGGCCTGGTGCAGCTCGCCGCAACGCTGTGCGACGTGCCGACCGCGGTCATC harbors:
- a CDS encoding DMT family transporter — encoded protein: MSWVILVVSGILEAVWATALGKSDGFTRLWPTVTFGVALVLSMGGLALAMRDISTGTAYAVWVGIGAALTVGYAMVTGEEPFSIVRMLLILGLVGCVVGLKLVGHE